In a genomic window of Aricia agestis chromosome 2, ilAriAges1.1, whole genome shotgun sequence:
- the LOC121737086 gene encoding neutral ceramidase-like — translation MIPLTGKIVIALLVLGVTGGMVTTIVLLVNYESDGGDINNSVTSSTASPNRDPDLLYDVGVGIADMTGPCVEITFMGYAELGQSGSGIHLRQFSRAFIFKKGDKRVVIVTAEVQSIGIAVRRQVVKNLQELYGDIYNLRNVILMGTHTHSTPGGYLVDFILDVTILGFSRETYDAYVDGITRSIIRAHENMVPARLFFGKTRVWNAHINRSPYSYEYNPQEERDRYDTNVDNDLTQVRIVKSDGSLHGVMNWFAVHTTSMNMTNTLISSDNLGYAALKMESVLNPNSLVGKPDIVAGFFSANLGDVSPNLRGARCEFSGNECDNQFLLCERGERCYSLGPGNDMFESTKIIGEAVFEGAMEVLNSPGEELRGEIAVIHQFIQMSEQVVPRYDPIERRFDTDNPVRGCYPGLGYSFASGTIDGANTLNITQGTLTNNPLLDLVAGIVAKPTEEDSDCHAPKPILLGTGRANFPLPWHPHIVSVSLIWLADFVIAGVPGEPTTMTGRRIKDVVGSVMTEHGFEAKVAVSGLTNEYTHYVATSEEYQVQRYEAASTLYGPHTLDIYLNKFHQFTKLAIEGGDVQPGPEPEDNRNRTISLILPVILDSAPIGSHFGDVTQQPPTVAQPGDKITVKFVGANPRNDLRQESSYAYVERLELGQWNVVATDADWETKFHWQRLSTVLGTSEVTFEWEIPLTTTGRHLTHRIVYNGAARSILGGTLTQFQGVTNSFLIV, via the exons ATGATTCCACTAACAGGAAAAATAGTGATAGCCCTGCTAGTGCTGGGAGTGACAGGGGGTATGGTAACGACTATAGTGTTGCTAGTGAACTACGAGAGCGATGGCGGCGATATAAATAATTCAGTGACTTCATCTACAGCCTCACCGAATCGAGACCCAGACTTGTTGTATGATGTCGGTGTTGGTATTGCGGACATGACGGGACCATGCGTGGAGATCACTTTT ATGGGCTACGCAGAGTTGGGACAATCTGGTAGTGGTATTCACTTAAGGCAGTTCTCCAGAGCTTTTATCTTTAAGAAGGGAGATAAGAGAGTAGTCATTGTAACAGCAGAAGTTCAATCTATCGGAATTGCAGTAAGAAGACAG GTCGTGAAAAATCTGCAAGAGTTATATGGAGATATCTACAACTTGAGAAATGTAATCCTTATGGGTACCCATACCCACAGCACCCCGGGAGGATACCTCGTAGACTTTATACTCGATGTTACCATACTCGGCTTTTCTAGAGAAACTTATGATGCCTACGTTGATGGTATCACAAGG AGTATTATTAGAGCTCATGAGAATATGGTACCAGCTCGATTATTCTTTGGAAAAACTCGTGTATGGAACGCACACATTAACCGATCTCCTTACTCTTATGAATACAATCCACAAGAAGAAAGAGATAG ATACGATACTAACGTTGACAATGATCTTACTCAAGTTCGTATAGTCAAGTCTGACGGATCCCTTCACGGTGTGATGAACTGGTTTGCAGTACATACAACCAGTATGAACATGACAAACACTCTAATTTCGTCAGACAATTTGGGATACGCCGCCTTGAAAATGGAATCTGTGTTGAACCCAAATAGTTTAGTTGGGAag CCGGATATCGTGGCTGGTTTCTTCTCAGCAAATCTCGGAGATGTATCTCCAAATTTACGAGGTGCTCGCTGCGAGTTCAGCGGAAATGAGTGTGACAATCAGTTCCTCTTGTGTGAACGGGGAGAGCGCTGCTACTCCTTGGGCCCAGGAAATGACATGTTTGAAAGTACTAAGATCATCGGAGAGGCTGTGTTTGAAGGAGCTATG GAAGTTCTTAATAGTCCCGGGGAGGAGTTGCGAGGTGAAATAGCAGTTATACACCAGTTTATCCAAATGTCGGAACAAGTGGTGCCAAGATATGATCCGATTGAGAGGCGTTTTGATACG gaTAATCCTGTTCGCGGGTGTTACCCAGGTTTGGGATACAGTTTTGCATCTGGAACTATTGACGGTGCAAATACTCTTAACATCACTCAG gggACATTAACAAACAATCCACTTCTGGATCTTGTTGCTGGAATTGTCGCAAAACCGACTGAAGAAGACAGCGATTGTCATGCACCAAAGCCTATCCTTTTAGGCACAGGAAGG GCTAACTTCCCTCTACCCTGGCACCCACACATAGTATCAGTTTCCTTGATTTGGCTGGCAGACTTTGTGATCGCGGGCGTTCCTGGAGAACCAACAACTATGACTGGAAGACGCATAAAGGATGTTGTTGGATCTGTCATGACGGAACACGGTTTTGAGGCCAAAGTAGCTGTTTCTGGTCTTACTAATGAATATACACACTACGTAGCTACAAGCGAGGAGTACCAG GTACAACGTTATGAAGCTGCTTCAACTCTTTATGGACCACACACACTGGATATCTATTTGAACAAGTTCCATCAATTTACTAAGTTAGCTATCGAG GGCGGTGATGTCCAACCTGGTCCAGAACCGGAGGACAACAGAAATCGTACCATCTCCCTAATTCTGCCAGTTATTTTGGACTCCGCTCCCATAGGAAGTCATTTCGGAGACGTCACTCAACAACCGCCTACAGTTGCTCAACCAGGGGACAAAATTACAGTCAAATTT GTTGGCGCCAATCCAAGAAACGATTTACGCCAGGAATCAAGTTACGCTTACGTCGAGCGATTAGAGCTAGGACAATGGAACGTGGTTGCTACAGACGCTGATTGGGAAACCAA aTTCCACTGGCAAAGACTATCAACCGTTCTTGGTACGAGCGAAGTCACTTTCGAATGGGAGATACCTTTGACAACTACAGGGAGACACCTGACGCACAGAATTGTGTACAATGGTGCTGCAAGAAGTATTCTTGGAGGCACGCTTACGCAGTTCCAAGGAGTTACTAATAGTTTTCTGATCGTGTAG